A region from the Mesorhizobium sp. J8 genome encodes:
- the urtB gene encoding urea ABC transporter permease subunit UrtB: MLLLRAIGLVLLLTMASLLPSKAAEADLRATLAKFAAATGFSATEAVVRELAASGDPAVERPLSALADGNLYIRKSDSQVFVGKEAGEGIELLDPLSGEKAADAAKTDLTKIKVNNGLRRTIRDALGTLTLRAKDASVRLAAAMTMFKTPDAANIEPLDAAIAAETEPAVKTLFEQARAASVVVSDKPEADKTAAISVIAARGDRDALSLLTSVDANAQGAVKDAANAAIGHINSKLALWDAGQNIWYGISLGSVLLLAAIGLAITFGVMGVINMAHGEMVMLGAYTTFVVQQAIRTSFPGLFDWSLVIALPLAFLVAALVGLAIERGIIRFLYGRPLETLLATWGVSLILQQAVRTIFGPTNQEVGNPSWMSGSFDIGQLAITWNRLWILVFALAVFAVLLYVMKRTPWGLQMRAVTANRRMAASMGIRTPWVDALTFALGSGIAGIAGVALSQIDNVSPNLGRGYIIDSFMVVVFGGVGNLWGTLVGAFSLGIVNKFLEPYAGAVLGKIVVLVLIILFIQKRPRGLFALKGRAVEA, from the coding sequence ATGCTGTTGCTGCGCGCAATTGGTCTGGTGTTGCTGCTGACGATGGCAAGCTTATTGCCGTCGAAGGCGGCCGAGGCCGACCTTCGCGCGACGCTCGCCAAATTCGCGGCCGCCACCGGTTTCTCGGCCACGGAGGCCGTCGTGCGCGAGCTGGCCGCGAGTGGCGATCCGGCGGTCGAGCGCCCGCTTTCGGCGCTGGCCGACGGCAATCTCTACATTCGCAAGAGTGACTCCCAGGTTTTTGTCGGCAAGGAGGCGGGAGAGGGCATCGAATTGCTCGATCCGCTGAGCGGCGAAAAGGCGGCCGACGCCGCCAAGACCGATCTCACCAAGATCAAGGTCAACAATGGGCTCCGCCGCACGATCCGCGACGCGCTGGGCACGCTGACGTTGCGGGCCAAGGACGCGAGCGTGCGCCTTGCCGCTGCGATGACCATGTTCAAGACGCCCGACGCCGCGAATATCGAGCCGCTCGACGCCGCCATAGCGGCCGAGACCGAACCGGCCGTCAAAACCCTGTTCGAACAGGCGCGCGCGGCGTCGGTTGTGGTTTCCGACAAGCCCGAAGCCGACAAAACTGCGGCCATCTCGGTCATCGCCGCGCGCGGCGACCGCGACGCGCTTTCATTGCTGACTTCGGTCGATGCCAATGCCCAGGGCGCGGTCAAGGACGCTGCGAACGCCGCGATTGGACATATCAACTCCAAGCTCGCCCTGTGGGATGCCGGCCAGAACATCTGGTATGGCATCTCGCTGGGGTCGGTGCTGCTGCTTGCGGCGATCGGCCTTGCCATCACCTTCGGCGTCATGGGCGTCATCAACATGGCGCATGGCGAGATGGTGATGCTTGGCGCCTACACCACCTTCGTCGTCCAGCAGGCGATCCGCACCTCGTTTCCCGGCCTGTTCGACTGGTCGCTGGTGATCGCGCTGCCGCTCGCCTTCCTCGTCGCGGCGCTGGTCGGTCTCGCCATCGAGCGCGGCATCATCCGCTTTCTCTATGGACGCCCGCTGGAGACGCTTTTGGCCACGTGGGGCGTTTCGCTCATCCTGCAGCAAGCGGTGCGCACCATTTTCGGGCCGACCAACCAGGAGGTCGGCAATCCATCCTGGATGTCCGGCTCGTTCGATATCGGCCAGCTGGCGATCACCTGGAACCGGCTGTGGATCCTGGTGTTCGCGCTCGCCGTGTTCGCGGTGCTGCTCTACGTCATGAAGCGCACGCCCTGGGGCCTGCAGATGCGCGCCGTGACCGCAAATAGGCGCATGGCCGCGTCCATGGGCATCAGGACGCCATGGGTCGACGCGCTGACCTTTGCGCTGGGCTCGGGCATCGCGGGCATCGCCGGCGTGGCGCTCAGCCAGATCGACAACGTGTCGCCCAATCTCGGCCGCGGCTACATCATCGACAGTTTCATGGTCGTGGTCTTCGGCGGTGTCGGCAATCTGTGGGGCACGCTGGTCGGCGCCTTCTCGCTCGGCATCGTCAACAAGTTCCTCGAGCCCTATGCCGGCGCGGTGCTGGGCAAGATCGTCGTGCTGGTGCTGATCATCCTGTTCATCCAGAAGCGCCCGCGCGGCTTGTTCGCACTGAAGGGCAGGGCGGTGGAAGCATGA
- a CDS encoding ribbon-helix-helix domain-containing protein has translation MCRVFAGQDPEGYRQINRSIRIDGHSTSIQLEATFWALLDEIADSQGLTTPKFISKLYDEAIEINGQIPNFASMLRTTCALYLRGHRPSVEDQAALKREAA, from the coding sequence ATGTGCAGAGTCTTCGCCGGGCAGGACCCGGAAGGCTACCGGCAGATCAACAGGTCGATCCGCATCGACGGCCATTCGACCAGCATTCAGCTCGAGGCGACGTTCTGGGCTCTGCTCGACGAGATCGCCGACAGTCAGGGACTGACGACCCCGAAATTCATCTCGAAGCTCTATGACGAGGCGATCGAGATCAACGGCCAGATCCCGAACTTCGCTTCCATGCTGCGCACGACCTGCGCGCTTTATCTTCGCGGCCACCGTCCCAGCGTCGAGGACCAGGCCGCATTGAAGCGGGAGGCTGCCTAA
- a CDS encoding c-type cytochrome, with product MRTLAITLAAGLATLCWTSAIAADQADQIIRGQYQAVLGDCAGCHTRPGGKPLAGGLPLETPFGALVPPNITPDSETGIGNWSEADFRNMMKTGIGHNGVRLYPAMPYPAYTRMTEQDISDLWAYLTTVEPVSNKVEANQLPFPLNIRLSMWGWNLLNFSETAFTPDPSKPAEWNRGAYIVQGPGHCGTCHTPKSFLGADKDSVFLEGASLQGWFAPDITNNAQSGLGKWSEDDVIQYLKTGVNAHSIASGPMAEAVENSTSKMTDADLKAVAVYLKSLGSDTGNAQPAKPDQARMVTGEAIYRDNCSACHGGDGAGAGALFPALSNNSIIAQSNAETLARLVLAGSQAVHTRHARTTPAMPSLAWRLSDQEVADVLTYVRNSWGNAAPAVSSGDVAAVRKELTQ from the coding sequence ATGAGGACGCTGGCCATCACCCTTGCCGCGGGTCTCGCCACCCTGTGCTGGACCTCCGCCATCGCCGCCGACCAGGCGGACCAGATCATTCGCGGCCAATATCAGGCCGTGCTCGGCGATTGCGCCGGCTGTCATACCAGGCCAGGCGGCAAGCCTTTGGCCGGCGGCCTGCCGCTCGAAACGCCGTTCGGCGCCTTGGTCCCGCCAAACATCACGCCCGACAGCGAGACGGGCATCGGCAACTGGAGCGAGGCCGATTTCCGCAACATGATGAAGACCGGCATCGGCCACAATGGCGTGCGGCTTTATCCGGCGATGCCCTACCCGGCCTACACCAGGATGACCGAACAGGACATTTCCGACCTTTGGGCCTATCTCACCACGGTCGAACCGGTCTCGAACAAGGTCGAGGCCAACCAGTTGCCGTTCCCGCTCAACATCCGCCTGTCGATGTGGGGCTGGAACCTGCTCAACTTCAGCGAGACGGCTTTCACGCCGGATCCGTCCAAGCCGGCGGAATGGAACCGCGGCGCCTATATCGTCCAGGGGCCAGGCCATTGCGGCACCTGCCACACGCCGAAATCGTTCCTCGGCGCGGACAAGGACAGCGTCTTCTTGGAGGGTGCTTCGCTGCAGGGCTGGTTCGCGCCCGACATCACCAACAATGCGCAATCCGGTCTTGGGAAATGGTCCGAGGACGATGTGATCCAGTACCTCAAGACCGGCGTCAACGCCCATTCGATCGCGTCGGGCCCGATGGCCGAGGCCGTAGAGAACTCGACCTCCAAGATGACCGATGCGGATCTGAAAGCCGTCGCCGTCTATCTGAAGAGCCTGGGTTCGGATACCGGCAACGCGCAACCGGCAAAACCCGACCAGGCAAGGATGGTGACCGGCGAGGCCATCTACCGGGACAATTGCTCGGCCTGCCATGGCGGCGACGGCGCGGGCGCAGGCGCCCTCTTCCCTGCGCTGAGCAACAACTCCATCATTGCCCAGAGCAATGCGGAAACGCTGGCCCGGTTGGTCCTGGCGGGAAGCCAGGCCGTGCATACGCGGCATGCGCGGACCACTCCGGCGATGCCATCCCTGGCCTGGCGGTTGAGCGATCAGGAAGTCGCCGATGTCCTGACCTATGTGCGCAACAGCTGGGGCAATGCCGCTCCGGCGGTTTCGTCCGGCGACGTCGCCGCCGTTCGCAAGGAGTTGACGCAGTAA
- a CDS encoding GMC family oxidoreductase translates to MTRILPRKDVVIVGLGWTGAILANELTDQGLDVLAIERGPWRDTATDFNIGYAQDELRYSVRRDLFLQPVVETMTMRNDPSQTALPMRDFGSFLPGNGVGGAGVHWNGHTWRFWDSDFKTKSNLTSRYGAARIAELQVEDWGVTGADMEPYYDQFEYLAGISGKAGNIKGQLQEGGNPFEDPRARDYPNPPMQMTYAPTLFAEAGRSMGLHPFPTPSANMSRAYTNPLGITLGQCTFCGFCERFGCANYSKSSAQTTVLPVLMKKSNFEVRTDSEVLHVDLAAGGKSARGVTYIDSSGEEYFQPADLVLLCAYGLHNVRLMMLSGIGKIYDPNTGEGTVGRNYCYQTNAGVQVFFDDKNFNPFIAAGALGQTIDDFNGDAFDHGGLDFVGGAGINCIPTNGRPIGTRPTLPGTPKWGSAWKKATVEGYKSTLSFSSQGSSYATRTNYLDLDPTYKDRFGRPLMRMTFDFPDNDVRMSNYLCDRMEEIAKKLGGKQYAVGRRKKGWDSVPYQSTHNTGGAIMGTDPKRSAVNVFLQSWDVPNVFVIGASAFPQNAGKNPTGTVGALAFRAADAIRNQYLRNPGAPLVQA, encoded by the coding sequence ATGACCAGGATATTGCCCCGCAAGGACGTCGTCATCGTCGGTCTCGGTTGGACCGGAGCCATTCTCGCCAATGAACTGACCGACCAGGGCCTCGACGTGCTCGCCATCGAGCGCGGTCCCTGGCGGGATACCGCGACCGATTTCAACATCGGCTATGCGCAGGACGAGCTGCGCTATTCGGTCCGCCGCGATCTTTTCCTGCAGCCGGTCGTCGAGACCATGACGATGCGCAACGACCCATCGCAGACGGCGCTCCCGATGCGCGATTTCGGCTCGTTCCTGCCCGGCAACGGGGTGGGCGGCGCCGGCGTGCACTGGAACGGTCACACGTGGCGCTTCTGGGATTCCGACTTCAAGACCAAGAGCAATCTAACGAGCCGTTACGGCGCGGCGCGCATTGCCGAGCTCCAGGTCGAGGACTGGGGCGTCACCGGCGCCGACATGGAGCCCTATTACGACCAGTTCGAATATCTGGCGGGAATCTCCGGCAAGGCCGGCAACATCAAGGGACAACTGCAGGAAGGCGGCAATCCGTTCGAGGACCCCAGAGCACGCGACTATCCGAACCCGCCTATGCAGATGACCTACGCGCCTACGCTCTTTGCCGAAGCCGGCCGGTCGATGGGATTGCATCCGTTCCCGACGCCGTCGGCGAACATGTCGCGCGCCTATACCAATCCGCTCGGCATCACGCTTGGCCAATGCACGTTCTGCGGCTTCTGCGAGCGCTTCGGTTGCGCCAACTATTCCAAGTCGAGCGCCCAGACGACCGTCCTGCCGGTGCTGATGAAGAAGTCCAATTTCGAGGTCCGCACGGACAGCGAGGTGCTGCATGTCGACCTCGCCGCCGGCGGCAAGTCCGCGCGCGGGGTTACCTATATCGACTCATCTGGCGAGGAATATTTTCAGCCGGCCGACCTGGTGCTTTTATGCGCCTACGGCCTGCACAATGTGCGGCTGATGATGCTGTCCGGTATCGGCAAGATCTACGATCCCAACACCGGCGAGGGAACGGTCGGACGCAACTACTGCTACCAGACCAACGCCGGCGTGCAGGTGTTCTTCGACGACAAGAACTTCAATCCGTTTATCGCCGCCGGCGCGCTCGGCCAGACGATCGACGATTTTAATGGCGATGCCTTCGATCATGGCGGCCTCGATTTCGTGGGTGGCGCGGGCATCAACTGCATCCCGACCAATGGCCGCCCGATCGGCACGCGCCCGACGCTTCCCGGCACTCCGAAATGGGGCAGCGCCTGGAAGAAGGCCACCGTGGAGGGCTACAAGAGCACCCTTTCCTTCTCCTCGCAGGGAAGCAGCTATGCCACGCGGACCAACTATCTCGACCTCGATCCGACCTACAAGGATCGTTTCGGCCGCCCGTTGATGCGCATGACCTTCGACTTCCCCGACAACGACGTCCGCATGTCGAACTATCTCTGCGACCGGATGGAGGAGATCGCCAAGAAGCTCGGCGGCAAGCAATACGCCGTCGGCCGGCGCAAGAAAGGCTGGGACAGCGTGCCGTACCAGAGCACGCACAACACCGGCGGCGCGATCATGGGGACGGACCCCAAACGAAGCGCCGTCAATGTCTTCCTGCAAAGCTGGGACGTGCCGAACGTCTTCGTCATCGGCGCTTCGGCCTTCCCGCAGAACGCGGGCAAGAATCCGACGGGAACCGTGGGCGCGCTCGCTTTCCGCGCCGCCGATGCCATCCGCAACCAATATCTGCGCAATCCGGGCGCACCGTTGGTGCAGGCATGA
- the urtC gene encoding urea ABC transporter permease subunit UrtC has product MITQRFLSADRRIGVTIVALLAAAIIVPLLNLAVSPQSAFYIPPYIVALVGKYLCYALLALALDLVWGYCGILSLGHGAFFALGGYAMGMYLMRQIGSRGVYGNPILPDFMVFLNYKELPWFWYGFDHFWFAALMVLAVPGLLAFVFGWFAFRSRVTGVYLSIITQAMTYALLLAFFRNDMGFGGNNGLTDFKDILGFPVQADATRSALFAASAVTLALAVFVTAAIVRSKYGKLLMAVRDAESRTRFLGWRAENVKLFAFTVSAVMAGIAGALYVPQVGIINPGEFDPANSIEVVIWTAVGGRGTIVGPIIGALLVNAGKSWFTGVLPEFWLFALGGLFVAVTLLLPKGIVGMWDAWRGQAKALRAASLAAEAGADPEMPQPKIVRSAARTPGAWSATSPEPQPAE; this is encoded by the coding sequence ATGATCACGCAACGCTTCCTTTCCGCCGACCGCCGGATTGGCGTTACGATCGTCGCGCTGCTTGCGGCAGCCATCATCGTGCCGCTGCTCAACCTCGCTGTGTCGCCACAAAGCGCCTTCTATATCCCGCCGTACATCGTGGCGCTGGTCGGCAAATATCTGTGCTACGCGCTGCTGGCGCTCGCACTCGACCTGGTCTGGGGCTATTGCGGCATTCTTTCGCTCGGCCACGGCGCCTTCTTCGCGCTCGGCGGCTATGCGATGGGCATGTATCTGATGCGCCAGATCGGCTCGCGCGGCGTCTACGGCAATCCGATCCTGCCCGACTTCATGGTGTTTCTGAACTACAAGGAATTGCCCTGGTTCTGGTACGGCTTCGACCATTTCTGGTTCGCGGCGCTGATGGTGCTCGCCGTGCCGGGCCTGCTCGCCTTCGTCTTCGGCTGGTTCGCCTTCCGCAGCCGCGTCACTGGCGTCTATCTGTCCATCATCACCCAGGCGATGACCTATGCGCTGCTGCTCGCCTTCTTCCGCAACGACATGGGTTTCGGCGGCAACAACGGCCTGACCGATTTCAAGGATATTCTCGGCTTCCCCGTGCAGGCGGACGCGACGCGCTCGGCGCTGTTCGCGGCGAGCGCCGTCACGCTGGCGCTGGCCGTTTTCGTCACGGCGGCGATCGTGCGCTCCAAATACGGCAAGCTCCTGATGGCGGTGCGCGATGCCGAGAGCCGCACCCGCTTCCTCGGTTGGCGGGCGGAGAACGTCAAGCTGTTCGCCTTCACCGTCTCTGCCGTCATGGCCGGCATCGCCGGCGCACTCTACGTGCCGCAGGTCGGCATCATCAATCCCGGCGAATTCGATCCGGCCAACTCGATCGAGGTTGTGATCTGGACCGCTGTCGGCGGGCGCGGCACCATCGTCGGGCCGATCATCGGCGCGCTGTTGGTCAATGCCGGCAAATCCTGGTTCACCGGCGTGCTGCCGGAATTCTGGCTGTTCGCGCTCGGCGGGCTGTTCGTCGCCGTCACGCTGCTTTTGCCCAAAGGCATCGTCGGTATGTGGGATGCCTGGCGCGGCCAGGCCAAGGCGCTGCGCGCGGCTTCGCTTGCCGCCGAAGCCGGCGCTGATCCAGAGATGCCACAGCCGAAGATCGTTCGCTCGGCGGCGCGGACGCCGGGCGCCTGGTCGGCCACCAGCCCCGAACCGCAGCCGGCGGAGTGA
- the urtA gene encoding urea ABC transporter substrate-binding protein gives MRGNFAKITKILSAGVVAAGLLASASAKAEDTIKVGILHSLSGTMAISETTLKDVMLMLIDEQNAKGGLLGKKLEAVVVDPASNWPLFAEKARELISKDKVAAVFGCWTSVSRKSVLPVFSELDNILFYPVQYEGEESERNVFYTGAAPNQQAIPAVDYLMSADGGAVKRWVLEGTDYVYPRTTNKILEAYLKSKGVPAEDIMVNYTPFGFSDWQTEVSAIKKFGSAGKKTAVVSTVNGDANVPFYKELGNQGIKAEDIPVMAFSVGEEELAGLDTGPLVGHLAAWNYFESVDTPENKKFIEDWHKFIKNDKRTTNDPMEAHYIGFNMWVKAVEKAGTTDPDKVIDAMVGVSVPNLTGGYSTMMPNHHITKPVLIGEIQADGQFETVSQTPGLVMGDEWSDYLPDSKDLISDWRAPLSCGNFNVKTGKCGGKGTN, from the coding sequence ATGAGGGGTAACTTCGCGAAAATAACAAAGATTCTGTCGGCGGGAGTCGTCGCGGCCGGCCTGCTGGCGTCGGCTTCGGCCAAGGCGGAAGACACGATCAAGGTCGGCATCCTCCATTCGCTGTCGGGGACCATGGCGATTTCGGAGACGACGCTGAAAGACGTCATGCTGATGCTGATCGACGAGCAGAACGCCAAGGGCGGACTGCTCGGCAAGAAACTGGAAGCCGTGGTCGTCGATCCGGCATCCAACTGGCCGCTCTTCGCGGAGAAGGCGCGCGAGCTGATCTCGAAGGACAAGGTCGCGGCCGTGTTCGGCTGTTGGACCTCGGTGTCGCGCAAATCGGTGCTGCCGGTGTTCTCGGAGCTCGACAACATCCTGTTCTATCCCGTCCAATATGAAGGCGAGGAGAGCGAGCGCAACGTCTTCTACACCGGCGCAGCGCCGAACCAGCAGGCCATTCCGGCCGTCGATTACCTGATGAGCGCCGATGGCGGCGCGGTGAAGCGCTGGGTGCTGGAAGGCACCGACTATGTCTATCCGCGCACCACCAACAAGATCCTCGAAGCCTACCTCAAGTCGAAAGGCGTGCCGGCCGAGGACATCATGGTCAACTACACGCCGTTCGGCTTCTCCGACTGGCAGACCGAGGTTTCGGCGATCAAGAAGTTTGGCTCGGCCGGCAAGAAGACGGCCGTGGTCTCGACCGTCAACGGCGACGCCAACGTGCCGTTCTATAAGGAACTGGGCAACCAGGGCATCAAGGCCGAGGATATCCCGGTGATGGCCTTCTCGGTAGGCGAGGAGGAACTGGCCGGTCTCGATACCGGCCCGCTCGTCGGCCATCTTGCCGCCTGGAACTACTTCGAGAGCGTCGACACGCCCGAGAACAAGAAGTTCATCGAGGACTGGCACAAGTTCATCAAGAACGACAAGCGCACCACCAACGACCCGATGGAAGCCCATTACATCGGCTTCAACATGTGGGTGAAGGCGGTCGAGAAGGCCGGCACCACCGACCCGGACAAGGTCATCGACGCCATGGTCGGCGTGTCGGTCCCGAACCTGACCGGCGGCTATTCGACGATGATGCCCAACCACCACATCACCAAGCCGGTGCTGATCGGCGAGATCCAGGCCGACGGCCAGTTCGAGACCGTCTCGCAAACGCCCGGCCTCGTCATGGGCGACGAGTGGTCTGACTACCTGCCGGACTCCAAGGACCTCATCTCCGATTGGCGGGCGCCGCTGAGCTGCGGCAACTTCAACGTCAAGACCGGCAAATGCGGCGGCAAGGGCACCAACTGA
- a CDS encoding gluconate 2-dehydrogenase subunit 3 family protein: MSHRYPIRMNRRLFLSSVAMLTITAPAVSFARTISGSLPWEPMASDPPARVVPGGWQFFTPQEAALVEAIVDRLVPHDDLSIGGKEAGCAVYIDRQLVGAFGTSSRLYTQGPFKPALPTQGYQGEANPAQRYRTGLAAMDAFLKQRDGKTFVELKPDEQDAFLTEMEAGKVDLPNGVKAAGFFGLLLQNTMEGFFADPIYGGNKDMASWRMLGFPGARYDYRDHVAKHNQPYPLPPVSIAGRPEWLGKGA, translated from the coding sequence ATGAGCCATCGCTATCCTATCAGGATGAATCGGCGTCTTTTCCTCTCCTCTGTCGCCATGCTGACGATCACAGCTCCGGCCGTGAGCTTCGCGCGAACGATCTCGGGCTCCCTGCCCTGGGAGCCGATGGCTTCGGATCCGCCGGCGCGGGTCGTCCCCGGAGGATGGCAGTTCTTCACGCCGCAGGAAGCGGCTCTGGTCGAGGCCATCGTCGACAGGCTGGTCCCCCACGACGACCTCAGCATCGGTGGCAAGGAAGCCGGGTGCGCCGTCTACATCGACCGGCAACTGGTGGGCGCATTCGGGACATCGAGCCGGCTCTACACGCAAGGGCCGTTCAAGCCGGCATTGCCGACACAGGGCTATCAGGGCGAAGCCAACCCGGCACAGCGCTACCGCACCGGACTGGCGGCCATGGATGCCTTCCTGAAACAGCGCGACGGCAAGACATTCGTCGAACTCAAGCCGGATGAACAGGACGCTTTCCTCACCGAGATGGAAGCGGGCAAGGTCGATCTGCCCAACGGAGTCAAGGCCGCCGGATTCTTCGGGCTTTTGCTGCAGAACACGATGGAGGGCTTCTTCGCCGACCCGATCTATGGCGGCAACAAGGACATGGCGTCGTGGCGCATGCTCGGCTTCCCGGGCGCCCGCTACGACTACCGGGACCACGTCGCCAAGCACAATCAGCCTTATCCGCTGCCGCCGGTGTCGATCGCCGGGCGTCCGGAATGGCTCGGCAAGGGAGCTTGA
- a CDS encoding gluconate 2-dehydrogenase subunit 3 family protein yields MVTVYEKRAGHETKAGLSRRELLKRGGAGALLIISGSAVISPEHAWGLETSALKPETMATLIQVARDIYPHDQVPDKYYAIAVKGHDETAAKDPAHKELIEKGIAELDKKAGKGGYRGLGWEEQRVALLTGIEKTPFFQAVRGGLVVSLYNQKEVWPIFGYEGESYSKGGYIARGFNDIEWL; encoded by the coding sequence ATGGTTACAGTCTACGAGAAGAGAGCGGGCCACGAGACGAAAGCCGGGCTATCGCGGCGCGAGCTTCTGAAGCGCGGCGGCGCGGGCGCGCTGCTCATCATCTCCGGCAGCGCCGTCATCAGCCCCGAGCACGCCTGGGGGCTCGAAACCTCGGCGCTGAAACCGGAGACGATGGCGACGCTGATCCAGGTGGCGCGTGACATCTACCCGCACGACCAGGTGCCGGACAAATATTACGCCATTGCCGTCAAGGGCCATGACGAGACGGCCGCCAAGGACCCGGCCCACAAGGAGTTGATCGAGAAGGGTATCGCCGAGCTCGACAAGAAGGCGGGCAAGGGCGGCTATCGCGGGCTCGGCTGGGAGGAGCAGCGGGTGGCGCTGCTCACCGGCATCGAGAAGACGCCGTTCTTCCAGGCGGTGCGCGGCGGGCTTGTCGTCAGCCTCTACAACCAGAAGGAGGTGTGGCCCATCTTCGGTTACGAGGGCGAGTCCTACTCCAAGGGCGGCTACATCGCGCGCGGCTTCAACGACATCGAGTGGCTCTGA
- a CDS encoding GMC family oxidoreductase → MAAQFDLNNDGVVVIIGSGAGGGTLGNELAQKGIDVVILEAGARHEYEDFINDEWESFAQLAWKDKRTTSGDWRVAKDFPNLPAWIVKSVGGSTTHWAGASLRFQEHEFKAATTYGKVKGANLLDWPVTLAEMEPYYAKAEAKMGVTGTNNWPRLPGNNNFKVLKAGADKLGYKECHTGNMAINSVERDDRNSCQQTGFCFQGCKWGAKWSTLYTEIPKGEATGHLEVRPNSMAIKINHDASGKVTGVVYADKDGKLQEQKARVVAVAGNSIESPRLLLNSESSKFPHGLANSSGQVGKNYMRHTTGSVYAIFDKPVHMYRGTTMAGIIRDEARHDPSRGFVGGYEMETLSLGLPFMAAFLNPGGWGRSFTTALDHYDHMAGLWIVGEDMPREENRITLHKDEKDEHGMPIADVHFDDHPNDEAMRNHAYSQGQALYAAVGATRTFPTPPYPSTHNLGTNRMSEKPEDGVVNKHGQSHDIKNLFVSDGSQFTTGAAENPTLTIVTLAIRQADYIAAQMSAKTI, encoded by the coding sequence ATGGCAGCACAATTTGATCTCAACAATGACGGCGTGGTCGTCATCATCGGCTCCGGCGCGGGCGGCGGCACGCTCGGCAACGAGCTCGCGCAGAAAGGCATCGACGTCGTCATCCTCGAGGCGGGCGCCCGCCACGAATATGAGGACTTCATCAACGACGAGTGGGAGTCCTTTGCCCAGCTCGCCTGGAAGGACAAGCGCACCACGTCTGGCGACTGGCGCGTCGCCAAGGATTTCCCGAACCTGCCGGCCTGGATCGTCAAGTCGGTCGGCGGCTCGACCACGCACTGGGCGGGCGCCTCGCTGCGTTTCCAGGAGCATGAGTTCAAGGCAGCCACGACCTACGGCAAGGTCAAGGGCGCGAACCTTCTCGACTGGCCGGTGACGCTGGCCGAGATGGAGCCCTACTACGCCAAGGCCGAAGCCAAGATGGGCGTCACCGGAACCAACAACTGGCCGCGGCTGCCGGGCAACAACAACTTCAAGGTGCTCAAGGCCGGCGCCGACAAGCTCGGCTACAAGGAATGCCACACCGGCAATATGGCCATCAATTCGGTGGAGCGCGACGACCGCAACTCCTGCCAGCAGACCGGCTTCTGCTTCCAGGGCTGCAAATGGGGCGCCAAATGGTCGACGCTCTACACCGAGATCCCGAAGGGCGAGGCGACCGGGCATCTGGAGGTGCGGCCGAACTCGATGGCGATCAAGATCAACCATGACGCGTCAGGCAAGGTGACCGGCGTCGTCTATGCCGACAAGGACGGCAAGCTGCAGGAGCAGAAGGCGCGCGTCGTCGCGGTCGCCGGCAATTCGATCGAGAGCCCGCGCCTGCTGCTCAACTCGGAGTCGTCCAAATTCCCGCATGGGCTTGCCAATTCCTCGGGACAGGTGGGCAAGAACTACATGCGCCACACCACCGGCTCGGTCTATGCCATCTTCGACAAGCCGGTTCACATGTATCGCGGCACCACCATGGCCGGCATCATCCGCGACGAGGCGCGCCACGATCCCTCGCGCGGCTTCGTCGGCGGCTATGAGATGGAGACGCTGTCGCTTGGCCTGCCGTTCATGGCGGCCTTCCTCAACCCGGGCGGCTGGGGCCGTTCCTTTACCACGGCGCTCGACCACTACGACCATATGGCGGGCCTGTGGATCGTCGGCGAGGACATGCCGCGCGAGGAGAACCGCATCACGCTGCACAAGGACGAAAAGGACGAGCACGGCATGCCGATCGCCGACGTCCATTTCGACGATCATCCGAACGACGAAGCCATGCGCAACCATGCCTACAGCCAAGGCCAGGCGCTCTATGCCGCGGTCGGCGCGACCAGGACCTTCCCGACGCCGCCTTATCCGTCGACCCACAATCTCGGCACCAACCGGATGAGCGAGAAGCCGGAGGACGGCGTGGTCAACAAGCATGGCCAGTCGCACGACATCAAGAACCTGTTCGTTTCCGACGGCAGCCAGTTCACCACCGGCGCCGCGGAGAACCCGACGCTGACCATCGTGACGCTGGCGATCCGCCAGGCCGACTACATCGCCGCGCAAATGTCGGCCAAGACTATCTGA
- a CDS encoding VOC family protein, which produces MAKTIHSMIRVLDEARSVDFYNKAFGLKVAQRLDFETFTLIYLSNESSPFEVELTVNKGRTEPYALGDGYGHLAVSVADLDSEHDRIGALGLNPKKIVEFNRDGALIARFFFIEDPDGYKIEVLQRGGRFQ; this is translated from the coding sequence TTGGCGAAGACGATCCATTCCATGATCAGGGTGCTCGACGAGGCGCGGTCCGTCGATTTCTACAACAAGGCCTTTGGCCTTAAGGTCGCGCAGCGGCTCGATTTCGAGACCTTCACGCTGATCTATCTCAGCAATGAGAGTTCGCCTTTCGAGGTGGAACTGACCGTCAACAAAGGACGTACCGAGCCCTACGCGCTTGGCGACGGCTACGGTCATCTCGCCGTCTCGGTAGCCGATCTCGACAGCGAGCACGATCGGATCGGCGCGCTCGGTCTCAACCCGAAGAAGATCGTCGAGTTCAACCGCGACGGGGCGCTGATCGCCCGCTTCTTCTTCATCGAGGATCCCGACGGCTACAAGATCGAGGTCCTGCAGCGGGGAGGGCGCTTCCAATAG